From the Lolium rigidum isolate FL_2022 chromosome 2, APGP_CSIRO_Lrig_0.1, whole genome shotgun sequence genome, one window contains:
- the LOC124690499 gene encoding uncharacterized protein LOC124690499 has product MDTWPVSHPPGSVPNPKPPRPHSSSFLRNPHRPIPRIATSSRVSAPLLATISPPPSPLPMSSTVCSMCGDVGFPDKLFRCARCRCRSQHSYCTNYYGDAAPSEAGAGVCDWCLSNEGAPAARKNPSPMQQRAAATGMGCGKLKVAGGGEQESGRRGPKVAVRRYKLLKDVLC; this is encoded by the exons ATGGACACGTGGCCTGTCTCCCACCCGCCCGGCTCCGTACCCAACCCAAAACCTCCCCGCC CCCATTCTTCTTCTTTCCTCCGCAATCCACATCGACCGATTCCTCGCATTGCCACTTCTTCTCGAGTTTCCGCACCATTGCTAGCTACAATCtcaccgcccccttctcctctccCGATGTCCAGCACCGTGTGCTCCATGTGCGGCGACGTCGGCTTCCCGGACAAGCTCTTCCGCTGcgcccgctgccgctgccgctcccaGCACTC GTACTGCACCAACTACTACGGCGATGCGGCGCCGTCCGAGGCGGGCGCCGGCGTGTGCGACTGGTGCCTCAGCAACGAAGGCGCCCCCGCCGCGAGGAAGAACCCGTCGCCCATGCAGCAGCGCGCCGCGGCAACCGGGATGGGCTGCGGCAAGCTcaaggtggccggcggcggcgagcaggagAGCGGCCGGAGAGGCCCCAAGGTGGCTGTCCGGAGGTACAAGCTCCTCAAGGACGTCTTGTGCTGA
- the LOC124688013 gene encoding protein NUCLEAR FUSION DEFECTIVE 6, mitochondrial-like: protein MASTFRAAARVASAACRSAASRSIPSVGRSAARHAPCISRLPVELGCVAGMSLLPLHSAVAAARLTSRLSTASRSCCALSQGT, encoded by the exons ATGGCCTCGAccttccgcgccgccgcccgcgtgGCCTCCGCGGCCTGCCGCTCGGCCGCCTCCCGCTCCATCCCCTCCGTCGGCCGCTCGGCCGCACGGCACGCCCCGTGCATCTCCAG GTTGCCGGTGGAGCTTGGGTGCGTCGCGGGGATGTCGCTGCTGCCGCTGCACAGCGCGGTGGCCGCCGCGAGGCTGACCTCGCGGCTCAGCACGGCGTCCCGGAGCTGCTGCGCGCTCTCTCAGG GCACATGA